From a single Vibrio sp. BS-M-Sm-2 genomic region:
- a CDS encoding DUF6162 family protein — MMIEGVRADTGGREGKWVGLSIVFILSFATVAIPFHQAESHVKAVLDHQILVTDVEQENLAMLSELRLAHEEIRDLRIDSDGEWPSVGSLKDEWVAPFVEDQSWKRKGSHTWLLDERGYYFSTPSEYATPSGQPTPTDHGFADSFILNANSVSPEIWIFFDGVAKQPDTFDQQMLESTGWKMVVNESEIELHHASSH; from the coding sequence ATGATGATTGAAGGTGTACGTGCAGACACGGGTGGCAGAGAAGGCAAATGGGTAGGGCTGAGCATTGTATTCATCCTGAGCTTTGCCACGGTCGCTATCCCATTTCATCAGGCAGAATCCCACGTTAAAGCAGTGCTTGATCATCAAATTTTGGTGACTGATGTTGAACAAGAAAACTTGGCGATGTTATCAGAGCTGCGTTTGGCTCATGAAGAGATTCGTGACCTGCGTATTGACTCAGACGGCGAATGGCCGAGTGTCGGATCACTTAAAGATGAATGGGTTGCGCCATTTGTAGAAGACCAAAGCTGGAAGCGCAAAGGTTCTCATACTTGGTTATTGGACGAGCGTGGTTATTATTTCTCTACTCCAAGTGAATATGCGACACCAAGTGGACAACCTACACCAACTGATCATGGTTTTGCAGATTCTTTTATTTTAAACGCGAACAGCGTTTCTCCAGAAATCTGGATCTTCTTCGATGGTGTAGCGAAACAGCCTGATACTTTTGACCAACAAATGCTTGAGTCTACCGGCTGGAAAATGGTTGTGAATGAATCAGAAATTGAACTGCATCATGCTTCTTCTCATTAA
- a CDS encoding MotA/TolQ/ExbB proton channel family protein, whose amino-acid sequence MDILSGSLLPASWLTSDWLLSLSSFMEQGGFVLWWLAAVVLVYWVLVVERMLYLAFYFPKQRQAWITKWHEREDHSSWHAKAIREGWLGQASILLNQNLNFIKLLVAICPMLGLLGTVTGMISVFDVMATQGSSDPKLMASGISLATLPTMAGMVAALAGMFVHARLAKVCNRLELKLEKSLRSQR is encoded by the coding sequence ATGGATATTCTGTCGGGTTCTCTATTACCAGCGAGTTGGTTAACGAGTGACTGGCTGCTGTCTTTATCAAGCTTTATGGAGCAGGGCGGTTTCGTCCTGTGGTGGCTAGCAGCTGTTGTCCTAGTTTACTGGGTGCTTGTAGTAGAACGTATGCTTTATCTTGCGTTCTACTTTCCAAAGCAGCGCCAAGCTTGGATTACTAAGTGGCATGAAAGAGAAGATCACTCTTCTTGGCATGCTAAGGCCATTCGTGAAGGTTGGTTAGGGCAAGCGAGTATCTTACTTAACCAAAACTTGAACTTTATTAAGCTGTTAGTCGCTATTTGTCCGATGTTGGGTTTGCTAGGTACCGTTACCGGTATGATCTCTGTTTTTGATGTCATGGCGACACAAGGTAGCAGTGACCCTAAATTGATGGCTTCAGGTATCTCGTTGGCAACACTGCCAACCATGGCGGGTATGGTTGCAGCATTAGCGGGCATGTTTGTTCACGCTCGTTTGGCGAAAGTGTGTAACCGCTTAGAATTGAAATTAGAAAAATCTTTAAGGAGTCAACGATGA
- a CDS encoding PepSY-associated TM helix domain-containing protein, with translation MSLKSRAVQSWARRLHVYISMALLFVVLFFSVTGITLNRPELFESSQPNIQRSTLTLPTSLFTIQDGRLKADETAFETFLFEEANLSGVPSGLDIYAEIEDGELLIGEVSMDFKGPGYNASVFVDVASEFVEVETTNYGVIALLNDLHKGRNSGEVWKWFIDITALLMIFFVLTGVCLLLPKKKTLNTSIKWTVFGSAISLVIYFVAVP, from the coding sequence ATGTCGTTAAAAAGTAGGGCGGTTCAGTCATGGGCTCGTCGACTTCATGTTTATATTTCTATGGCACTTCTGTTCGTGGTTCTTTTTTTCTCAGTGACAGGTATCACCCTGAACCGACCTGAGTTATTTGAATCAAGCCAACCCAATATTCAACGCTCTACGCTAACGCTTCCTACGAGTTTATTTACAATCCAAGACGGCCGTTTAAAAGCTGACGAGACAGCATTTGAAACGTTTCTGTTTGAAGAAGCTAACCTCTCCGGCGTTCCTTCAGGTTTGGACATCTACGCAGAGATTGAAGACGGTGAGTTGCTCATCGGTGAAGTGTCTATGGACTTCAAAGGACCAGGCTACAACGCTTCCGTGTTTGTTGACGTTGCGTCTGAATTTGTAGAAGTCGAAACCACTAATTACGGCGTTATCGCATTGTTGAACGATCTACACAAAGGTCGTAACAGCGGAGAAGTATGGAAATGGTTTATCGATATCACCGCGCTACTGATGATCTTCTTTGTGCTGACTGGCGTGTGCTTACTGCTACCTAAGAAAAAGACACTCAATACCTCCATCAAGTGGACGGTGTTTGGGTCTGCAATCTCACTTGTTATCTATTTTGTCGCCGTGCCTTAA
- a CDS encoding tetratricopeptide repeat protein, which produces MMKQIWILVGLLLMPLTTQAQELTQYTAIRVQKAHKLAQDEQVKQAIDVLAGLELSKGYDKAYVARMLGVFYWQDGKTDKAIKQLTYAVDTNLLVDEQAWITKRMLADLLLNDQQFKNALPHYYELVKTAPEAEKKEVLWMRIAQAEYQIENWSKVLVAIGNRDKFNAKSELSPLSLKLGAQLQLKQWKQSIPTLESLIELQPEKDNWWRQLVGIQLRLERNRDALNTLALADLQGVELKNSDRRLLAQLYAKRGIPERAAQEISKLDDANSDVQLLAEQATYWQLAKEWDNAIEVWTLASKKDTQYHWNVAQLLVQQGYYDRALVVLDKVKDKNKQADVALAKVRSWYKLKNLDNALAQAKRANNIEPSSEAKGWIKYLTQLRTVSDNGNV; this is translated from the coding sequence ATGATGAAACAGATATGGATATTAGTGGGCTTGTTGTTAATGCCCCTTACAACACAGGCACAAGAGCTAACCCAATATACTGCTATTCGTGTTCAAAAGGCGCATAAGCTTGCTCAAGATGAACAGGTTAAACAGGCCATTGACGTACTTGCAGGTTTAGAGCTTTCTAAGGGCTACGACAAAGCGTACGTAGCTCGTATGCTGGGTGTGTTTTACTGGCAAGATGGCAAAACGGATAAGGCAATTAAGCAGCTTACTTATGCCGTAGACACTAATTTGCTGGTGGATGAACAAGCTTGGATAACGAAGCGTATGCTTGCGGATCTGTTATTAAACGATCAGCAGTTCAAAAACGCGCTTCCACATTACTACGAGTTAGTAAAAACAGCACCAGAGGCAGAAAAGAAAGAAGTGCTTTGGATGCGAATTGCACAAGCGGAATACCAAATCGAAAACTGGTCAAAAGTACTAGTAGCGATTGGTAATCGTGATAAGTTCAATGCAAAATCAGAACTGTCGCCTCTGTCTCTAAAACTGGGTGCGCAACTACAGTTAAAGCAGTGGAAGCAATCTATTCCAACACTGGAAAGCCTGATTGAACTTCAGCCAGAAAAAGACAACTGGTGGCGTCAACTTGTGGGCATTCAGTTAAGACTAGAACGTAACCGCGATGCATTGAACACGTTAGCGTTGGCGGATCTACAAGGTGTTGAGCTGAAAAACTCAGACCGCCGACTACTGGCTCAGCTTTATGCTAAACGTGGTATTCCAGAGCGCGCAGCGCAAGAAATTAGTAAGTTAGACGATGCGAACAGCGATGTTCAACTTCTGGCTGAGCAAGCAACCTACTGGCAGTTAGCGAAAGAGTGGGACAATGCGATTGAAGTGTGGACGTTAGCGTCTAAAAAAGACACGCAATATCATTGGAACGTGGCTCAATTACTGGTTCAGCAAGGTTACTACGATCGTGCTCTGGTTGTTTTGGATAAAGTGAAAGACAAGAACAAGCAAGCTGATGTTGCTTTAGCGAAAGTACGTTCATGGTACAAGCTAAAGAATCTTGATAATGCTCTTGCTCAAGCGAAACGTGCGAACAACATTGAGCCTTCTTCTGAAGCAAAAGGTTGGATTAAATATCTGACTCAGCTAAGAACAGTGAGTGATAACGGCAACGTTTAA
- a CDS encoding DUF2271 domain-containing protein: protein MKKMNWSKALLALSLLPSLVMAQAIPDTAKLDVNFKLPKIDTSMYARPYVAVWVENSERKSVKTIELWVGKDEWLKDLRSWWRKVGRYDRELVDAVTSATRPAGQYRFVWDGKSDSGETLEQGEYTVHIEVVREHGGRNYLRQKVSLTDTNASYELKATEETGEITLNYIAR, encoded by the coding sequence ATGAAAAAAATGAACTGGAGTAAGGCACTTCTTGCTTTATCTCTTTTGCCAAGCCTAGTTATGGCACAAGCGATCCCTGATACGGCAAAACTTGATGTGAACTTTAAGCTACCAAAGATCGATACCTCTATGTACGCGCGTCCTTATGTGGCGGTGTGGGTAGAGAACAGCGAACGAAAGTCAGTGAAAACCATCGAGCTTTGGGTCGGTAAAGACGAATGGCTTAAGGATTTGCGTAGCTGGTGGAGAAAGGTTGGCCGTTACGATCGTGAACTGGTTGACGCTGTGACGTCTGCAACACGCCCTGCTGGTCAGTACCGTTTCGTTTGGGATGGCAAGAGCGACAGCGGTGAAACGCTAGAACAAGGCGAGTACACGGTTCATATCGAAGTTGTTCGCGAACACGGTGGCCGTAATTACCTTCGTCAAAAAGTATCACTAACGGATACAAATGCTTCATATGAGCTAAAGGCAACGGAAGAGACGGGTGAAATCACTCTGAACTATATCGCTAGATAG
- a CDS encoding TonB-dependent siderophore receptor codes for MFSKSPLALVIGAVLASPAVLAETVKTDEHMVVEGRDYGYKADTNTTAMRMEATQLETPGQVSVIDEQIIDEQRATTLGDVLKNDASVSAGGTSRNRERFSLRGFSVESSSGFLKNGQQHWSHYRQPIELLERVEVLKGPSGLLYGISAPGGLINMVSKKPTYDTQVSLSQDIGSNDHSRTTVDVSGALNDAETLRGRAIVSKESYGSWRTYGDGTEPQTERFVGGVFVDYDVTEDVMVSVHYDKTNDEGSVDSGALYTLDGNRVGSDKHIWDAQWSQIENDVENVGFDIAANLTDTWSLKTGFNYQDFERIDMESYPSFSNMNPDGTGTVTQGGNYRHDKWRFRTAYVDLTTTADLAGTEHQLLFGANWLGYSYYRGMDRFSSGEYAPDATVPAPSVGPTSLGKMSTYDTWGFYIQDLITINDEWQVLAGARFDRKVSDGVAEENVAPKLGVIYHPASNGSIYASYSESFEPQGVVSSGSRNYTNDGELLDAATGVSYEVGTKWELMDERLFVSGAVFDITQENISMDVEDTSSGDWTKTQGGEQVHRGAELAAQGFISEKFSMSGSAMYLDAEITNHETYEGNRPVDVPEFAASVWSTYAATNEVDVNLGLIYEGSRYGDSANTFKKDGYARVDMGAAYTLKYDDSLDFVARLTVENVFDKEYLAGGGSTSSKHQFAEDVVIGEGRNYMATLQVKY; via the coding sequence ATGTTTTCAAAGAGCCCATTGGCTTTAGTGATCGGTGCAGTATTAGCTTCACCAGCAGTATTGGCAGAAACAGTAAAAACAGACGAGCATATGGTTGTTGAAGGTCGTGACTACGGTTACAAAGCCGACACGAACACAACAGCAATGCGCATGGAGGCGACTCAATTAGAGACTCCGGGACAAGTTTCAGTAATCGATGAGCAAATCATCGATGAACAGCGTGCAACGACGTTAGGTGACGTTCTTAAGAATGACGCAAGTGTAAGTGCGGGTGGTACAAGCCGTAACCGTGAGCGTTTCTCATTACGTGGTTTTTCGGTAGAAAGCTCTTCGGGCTTCCTTAAAAATGGCCAGCAACATTGGTCACACTACCGTCAACCAATCGAACTTCTAGAACGTGTTGAAGTACTTAAAGGACCTTCTGGTCTTCTTTACGGTATTTCTGCACCTGGTGGTTTGATCAACATGGTCAGTAAGAAACCTACTTACGACACGCAAGTAAGCTTAAGCCAAGACATTGGCTCGAATGATCACTCTCGTACGACTGTTGATGTAAGTGGCGCATTGAACGACGCGGAAACTTTACGTGGTCGCGCAATTGTGTCTAAAGAAAGCTACGGATCTTGGAGAACATACGGTGACGGTACCGAACCACAGACTGAGCGTTTTGTTGGCGGTGTATTCGTTGATTACGATGTAACTGAAGACGTAATGGTTTCTGTTCACTACGACAAGACCAATGACGAAGGTAGCGTAGATTCTGGTGCACTATACACACTAGATGGCAACCGCGTGGGTAGCGACAAGCACATCTGGGATGCGCAGTGGTCACAGATTGAAAACGATGTTGAGAACGTAGGCTTTGATATTGCTGCTAACCTGACTGACACATGGTCTTTAAAAACAGGTTTCAACTACCAAGATTTCGAACGTATCGATATGGAAAGCTACCCAAGCTTTTCAAACATGAATCCTGACGGTACAGGCACCGTGACTCAAGGCGGCAACTACCGTCACGACAAATGGCGTTTCAGAACAGCTTATGTCGATCTAACAACAACCGCTGATCTTGCTGGCACAGAGCACCAACTATTATTCGGCGCTAACTGGTTAGGCTACAGCTATTATCGTGGTATGGATCGCTTCAGCAGCGGTGAATACGCACCAGATGCAACGGTACCAGCACCGTCAGTGGGTCCAACATCGCTAGGTAAGATGAGCACTTACGATACTTGGGGTTTCTACATTCAAGATCTGATTACTATCAATGACGAATGGCAAGTTCTTGCGGGCGCTCGTTTCGACCGTAAAGTAAGTGATGGCGTTGCAGAAGAAAACGTAGCACCTAAGCTTGGCGTGATTTACCACCCAGCATCAAACGGTAGCATTTACGCTTCTTACTCTGAAAGCTTTGAACCACAAGGCGTTGTCTCTAGCGGTAGCCGCAATTACACGAACGATGGTGAACTTCTTGATGCCGCGACGGGTGTTTCTTATGAAGTCGGTACTAAGTGGGAACTGATGGACGAACGTCTATTCGTTTCTGGTGCGGTATTTGATATTACCCAAGAAAACATCTCAATGGATGTAGAAGACACTTCATCAGGCGATTGGACGAAGACACAAGGTGGCGAACAAGTTCACCGTGGTGCTGAGTTAGCCGCGCAAGGTTTTATCTCTGAAAAATTCTCTATGTCTGGCTCAGCAATGTACTTAGATGCAGAAATCACGAACCATGAAACGTATGAAGGTAACCGTCCAGTTGACGTACCTGAGTTTGCAGCAAGCGTTTGGTCTACTTACGCAGCGACAAACGAAGTTGATGTTAACCTAGGCCTTATCTACGAGGGTTCTCGTTACGGTGATAGTGCGAACACGTTCAAGAAAGATGGCTATGCTCGTGTCGATATGGGTGCAGCATACACTCTTAAGTACGACGACTCTCTAGACTTCGTTGCTCGTCTAACAGTAGAGAACGTATTTGACAAAGAATACCTAGCGGGTGGTGGTTCAACTTCTTCAAAACACCAATTTGCAGAAGACGTAGTAATCGGCGAAGGCCGCAACTACATGGCGACTTTACAGGTAAAATACTAA
- a CDS encoding MotA/TolQ/ExbB proton channel family protein, with translation MNLKPLAALLCITSISFSAFSASDTTAQLVNKAKSESRTQASHNVVREADFKKTEQELKAIKAQLEAKRTSIQGATDVLTQTFSDNENKLARLEEKLRLETGSLGELFGVVRQNAKELGAELSSTVNSVDRAEHTATVDQIIDAKSLPSMPQLTGLWMSMVEQIQASSELSKSQIAFINGEGNTQTVDAYRLGSIGLVTDQGYVSWNTQREDAIAYLKQPSNGPTLASLSTLANGDVSNVVVDPSRGFMLEQLALTPSLTDRLQAGGVVGKVILGLLAIGLIIALVRGISLAIARQKIRAQLKNPEQAGDNPLGRVLAVYNKEQNQTVEALELRLLEAIVDEQTHLEKGLSMLKLLAALAPMLGLLGTVTGMIETFQVITQFGNGDPKVMAGGISMALVTTVLGLVAAMPLLLAHNILSTQAENIRNILEKQGIGLVAEQAEKTDESKVVVSPVGTAA, from the coding sequence ATGAACTTAAAACCATTAGCAGCATTGCTTTGCATTACGTCCATTTCATTTTCTGCTTTCTCTGCATCAGACACGACAGCTCAGCTTGTTAATAAAGCAAAATCAGAAAGCCGAACTCAAGCTTCTCACAACGTGGTGCGTGAAGCTGATTTCAAAAAGACAGAACAAGAACTGAAAGCGATCAAAGCGCAGCTTGAAGCGAAACGTACCTCTATCCAAGGTGCGACAGATGTTCTGACTCAAACCTTCAGTGATAACGAAAACAAGCTTGCTCGCTTAGAAGAGAAGCTGCGTTTAGAAACCGGTAGCTTAGGCGAGCTGTTCGGTGTCGTTCGTCAAAACGCAAAAGAACTCGGCGCAGAACTTAGCTCAACCGTGAACAGTGTTGATCGCGCTGAACACACTGCAACTGTTGATCAAATCATTGATGCTAAATCACTGCCTTCAATGCCACAGCTGACCGGTTTGTGGATGAGTATGGTTGAACAGATCCAAGCGAGCTCTGAGCTTAGCAAATCTCAAATTGCATTCATCAATGGTGAAGGCAATACACAAACTGTCGACGCTTATCGCTTAGGTTCAATCGGCTTAGTAACAGACCAAGGCTATGTTAGCTGGAACACTCAGCGTGAAGATGCGATTGCGTATCTGAAACAACCATCGAATGGTCCAACTTTAGCATCGCTATCTACATTAGCTAATGGCGACGTGTCTAACGTGGTTGTCGATCCTTCTCGTGGGTTCATGCTAGAGCAACTAGCGCTAACACCAAGCCTCACAGATCGCCTTCAAGCGGGTGGTGTTGTTGGTAAAGTGATTCTTGGCTTGCTTGCAATTGGCTTAATCATCGCATTGGTTCGTGGTATTTCTTTAGCTATCGCTCGTCAGAAAATTCGCGCACAACTGAAGAACCCTGAACAAGCGGGCGACAACCCTCTTGGTCGCGTTCTTGCAGTTTACAACAAAGAGCAAAACCAAACGGTAGAAGCGTTAGAGTTGCGACTTTTAGAAGCGATTGTTGATGAGCAGACTCATTTAGAGAAAGGCCTATCAATGCTTAAACTATTGGCAGCACTAGCACCAATGTTGGGCCTTCTAGGTACAGTAACGGGTATGATCGAAACATTCCAAGTGATCACACAGTTTGGTAATGGCGACCCTAAAGTGATGGCGGGTGGTATTTCGATGGCACTTGTAACAACCGTACTTGGTCTTGTTGCTGCAATGCCCCTTCTATTAGCGCATAACATTCTTAGCACTCAGGCTGAAAACATTCGCAATATTCTTGAGAAACAAGGTATTGGCCTCGTTGCTGAGCAGGCAGAAAAGACGGATGAATCAAAAGTTGTCGTTTCACCAGTTGGGACTGCTGCGTAA
- a CDS encoding energy transducer TonB: MIRLFLALPLAGALGLALFSFMAWMVDNGHQRSPDNSETLSFNMVMVEQEQEVQRKQRAVPEKPEMPEPPPEAQTSQSQAEVTPLNSMSSLPSLDLNTSIDGLAINAPTFSDFGSNQQAMPLYRVEPRYPAKALKRGAEGHVIMSFTIDETGRPIDIQVTDANPRRMFEREAMRALKKWKYQPKVVDGKAIAQVGQTVKLEFKLAK, translated from the coding sequence ATGATTCGCCTATTTCTTGCTTTACCGCTAGCGGGCGCATTGGGCTTAGCTCTGTTTTCTTTTATGGCTTGGATGGTCGATAATGGCCACCAACGTTCACCAGACAACAGTGAGACGTTAAGTTTCAACATGGTGATGGTGGAACAAGAACAAGAAGTCCAAAGAAAGCAACGTGCAGTCCCTGAAAAACCAGAAATGCCAGAGCCGCCACCGGAAGCGCAAACATCTCAGTCACAAGCTGAAGTTACGCCTCTGAATTCGATGTCTTCTCTGCCTTCATTGGATTTGAATACATCCATTGATGGCCTAGCGATTAACGCACCGACATTCTCTGATTTTGGGTCAAACCAACAAGCAATGCCTTTGTACCGAGTGGAGCCTCGTTACCCAGCGAAAGCGCTTAAGCGTGGAGCTGAAGGCCATGTGATTATGTCTTTTACCATCGATGAAACGGGGCGCCCAATTGATATTCAAGTCACTGACGCAAACCCACGTCGTATGTTTGAACGTGAAGCGATGAGAGCACTTAAAAAATGGAAATATCAACCGAAAGTCGTCGATGGAAAAGCGATAGCTCAGGTTGGTCAAACCGTGAAACTAGAGTTTAAGTTGGCAAAATGA
- a CDS encoding biopolymer transporter ExbD, translating to MRLGRRHSKNEEAQIDLTSMLDIVFIMLIFFIVTSSFVRESGVEVNRPQASNVVSQKDAGIFVAITSANDIFIDKRVVDVERVQATLEHLLLEQPDASLVIQADEHAYNGTVVKVMDAAKGAGVKNIALAAEKR from the coding sequence ATGAGACTCGGTCGACGTCATTCAAAAAACGAAGAGGCTCAAATAGACCTTACTTCGATGCTTGATATTGTATTTATCATGCTTATTTTCTTTATTGTGACCAGTTCATTTGTTCGTGAATCAGGGGTTGAAGTCAATCGCCCACAAGCGTCTAACGTAGTAAGCCAAAAGGATGCGGGCATTTTTGTTGCGATTACTTCTGCGAATGACATCTTCATCGATAAACGTGTTGTTGATGTTGAACGTGTCCAAGCAACATTAGAACACTTGTTGCTAGAACAACCTGATGCTTCTTTGGTTATTCAAGCGGATGAGCACGCTTACAACGGTACGGTTGTTAAAGTGATGGACGCCGCGAAAGGTGCGGGTGTTAAAAACATTGCGCTTGCTGCTGAAAAGCGATGA
- a CDS encoding DUF3450 domain-containing protein — translation MNLLKTSLALAISLAATSSMANSLEQAQSIQNKTNNASASSQKVIDKSSQATLMLQAEIERLQEEVKNLEIYHDHLAALVYSQNQEAQSIEGQIDEIKYTRQGVVPLMYQMIDGLQQLVEQDVPIKKEQRLERVEKLQAMMTRADVSDAEKYRRILEAYQIEMDYGIKLGAYQGRVVLSSDRTIEADVLHLGRISLVARNLNGSQYWSWDQTKGQWQELDSSMKSELDKAYDIASQQAAPSLITLPVSLTVAEVK, via the coding sequence ATGAATCTTTTAAAAACTAGCCTAGCGCTTGCCATCAGTTTGGCCGCAACGTCTTCTATGGCAAATAGCTTAGAACAAGCTCAATCAATTCAAAATAAAACCAATAACGCGTCGGCTTCGAGCCAAAAGGTTATTGATAAAAGCTCACAAGCAACTTTAATGCTGCAAGCTGAGATTGAGCGCCTGCAAGAAGAAGTCAAAAACCTAGAAATCTATCACGATCACCTTGCCGCCTTGGTTTACAGCCAAAATCAAGAAGCTCAAAGCATTGAAGGGCAGATCGACGAAATCAAATACACACGTCAAGGTGTTGTGCCTTTGATGTACCAGATGATTGATGGCCTTCAACAGTTAGTTGAGCAAGATGTGCCAATCAAGAAAGAACAGCGTCTAGAAAGAGTAGAAAAGCTGCAAGCAATGATGACTCGTGCTGATGTGAGTGATGCTGAGAAATACCGCCGTATTTTAGAGGCATACCAAATTGAGATGGACTACGGCATCAAGCTAGGTGCTTATCAAGGTCGAGTAGTATTGAGCAGCGACAGAACGATTGAAGCTGACGTGTTGCACCTAGGTCGTATCTCTTTAGTTGCTCGCAACCTAAATGGCAGCCAATATTGGTCTTGGGATCAAACAAAAGGTCAATGGCAAGAGTTAGATTCTTCAATGAAGTCTGAACTAGATAAAGCGTACGATATTGCTAGCCAACAAGCGGCACCAAGCCTAATTACTTTACCTGTTTCTTTAACTGTTGCGGAGGTTAAGTAA
- a CDS encoding metal ABC transporter solute-binding protein, Zn/Mn family — translation MRIMTLFMSLLAVFMAPNALAKEYKVDSDKLTIGITLQPYYSYVKAVVGDKVNILPLVDAGFNPHNYLPQPNDLKRLSQMDAIVVNGIGHDDFALKVISAAQRDDLVVIEANKEVPLLPALGQSVGQGAVNPHTFVGLSTTIQKVYTIASEVSKLDPDNAAFYRKNARKYAKQFRFMKRDAMLSLGELDTSGMKVATTHNAYGYILQEFGVDVAAVIEPAHGVEPSASQLQETIEKIRASGIDVLFYELNMPNRFVDTIEAETGVQLYRFSHMTHGEYEDDKVEVEMKKNLETLIEAMKFAAANQVKSGNA, via the coding sequence ATGCGAATTATGACTCTGTTCATGTCGTTACTAGCGGTGTTCATGGCACCTAATGCATTAGCAAAAGAATACAAGGTCGACAGCGACAAGCTGACGATTGGTATCACGCTTCAACCTTACTACAGCTATGTGAAAGCCGTAGTAGGCGACAAAGTGAACATTCTTCCTTTAGTTGACGCTGGTTTCAACCCACATAACTACCTGCCACAACCGAACGACCTGAAACGATTGAGCCAGATGGACGCAATCGTAGTAAACGGCATTGGTCACGACGACTTCGCGCTTAAAGTGATTTCAGCCGCGCAACGTGATGATTTAGTGGTGATCGAAGCAAACAAAGAAGTGCCTCTACTTCCCGCATTAGGCCAGTCTGTTGGTCAAGGTGCCGTGAACCCGCATACTTTTGTTGGCCTATCGACCACGATTCAAAAGGTTTACACCATCGCAAGTGAAGTTTCTAAGCTCGACCCAGACAATGCTGCGTTCTATCGCAAGAACGCGCGCAAATACGCCAAGCAATTTCGTTTTATGAAGCGTGATGCGATGTTGTCATTAGGTGAGCTAGACACATCTGGCATGAAAGTAGCGACAACACACAATGCGTATGGCTACATCCTCCAAGAGTTTGGTGTGGATGTGGCGGCGGTGATTGAACCTGCACACGGTGTTGAGCCAAGTGCTAGTCAACTGCAAGAGACGATCGAAAAGATCCGCGCATCGGGTATTGATGTTCTGTTCTACGAGCTAAATATGCCAAACCGTTTTGTTGACACCATTGAAGCTGAAACAGGCGTTCAGCTTTACCGTTTTTCTCACATGACGCACGGCGAATATGAAGACGATAAAGTGGAAGTTGAGATGAAGAAAAACCTAGAAACGTTAATCGAAGCAATGAAATTTGCGGCGGCGAACCAAGTTAAAAGCGGGAACGCATAA
- a CDS encoding DUF4198 domain-containing protein: MMKQIKIKALALAGVMAFGLAATTTAQAHPRWILPSHFTVSKEGGDWLTFDVTASHGTFVFDKPAGSENAHVIMPDGRSERPNFVIRGKRRSIFDFYFEEEGTHKVAINNEPSYYTQYKAGRRDTVKWMKANKAERGSVLPEKSRDVVTQISFTRAESYITVGKPTDSVFKIEGKLLEMKPVTHPSDIVEGEPVTFQFFYNGDVQKGVKAEITREGTLYRNHQEQIDVVSDENGEITFTPDVAGRYVMKANYKGELIDNPLADKASANVHLTFETLLQ; the protein is encoded by the coding sequence ATGATGAAACAGATAAAAATTAAGGCACTTGCACTAGCGGGTGTTATGGCATTTGGCTTAGCAGCAACGACAACAGCGCAAGCTCACCCGCGTTGGATCCTGCCATCTCACTTCACTGTATCTAAAGAAGGTGGTGATTGGCTAACGTTCGACGTAACTGCGTCTCACGGTACGTTTGTGTTTGATAAGCCTGCTGGTAGCGAAAATGCTCATGTCATCATGCCAGACGGTCGCAGCGAGCGTCCTAACTTTGTTATTCGTGGTAAGCGCCGCTCTATCTTCGACTTCTATTTTGAAGAAGAAGGTACGCACAAAGTTGCGATCAACAATGAACCGTCTTACTACACACAATACAAAGCAGGCCGCCGTGACACGGTGAAATGGATGAAGGCAAACAAAGCGGAGCGTGGCTCTGTGCTTCCTGAAAAATCACGTGACGTGGTAACACAAATCAGCTTCACCCGCGCAGAAAGCTACATCACGGTAGGTAAGCCAACAGATTCAGTCTTTAAAATTGAAGGCAAGCTTCTTGAAATGAAGCCTGTGACACACCCATCAGACATCGTTGAAGGCGAACCAGTGACATTCCAGTTCTTCTACAACGGTGATGTTCAGAAAGGCGTGAAGGCGGAAATCACTCGTGAAGGTACGCTTTACCGCAACCACCAAGAGCAGATTGACGTGGTGAGCGATGAGAACGGCGAGATCACCTTTACTCCAGACGTAGCGGGTCGTTACGTAATGAAAGCGAACTACAAAGGTGAGTTGATTGACAACCCACTGGCAGACAAAGCAAGCGCGAACGTTCACCTAACGTTCGAAACACTGCTTCAATAA